The following coding sequences lie in one Triticum urartu cultivar G1812 unplaced genomic scaffold, Tu2.1 TuUngrouped_contig_4651, whole genome shotgun sequence genomic window:
- the LOC125528124 gene encoding peroxidase 2-like — PTPPPPPSPPPPATPPPSPSPGSPPGYPTPTPTMPATPPPVSPPTSPTPPPTLSPSPSPTPVYPSPTPTTPAPPPASTSTQPPPATGLKVGYYNDKCPDAEKIVLDAVRNATAGVKAGLIRLFFHDCFVQGCDASVLLNKVAGKPEPEMLGIPNLSLRGFEVIEAAKKKIEEKCPGVVSCADIVAFAGRDASKLLSGYKINFSMPAGRYDGLVSLKDETLPNLPPPFANLTILTQMFAKKGLSQTDMVALSGAHSIGRSHCSSFRDRLQPPAKDNSTTSMDATYAGKLTQDCPAGSDPTVPQDYKTPDVLDSQYYRNVMDRKVLFTSDATLMTSPKTKELVEKYTWWLIGDFLWYRHFEDAMVKMGNIEVKNSTNGQIRKKCGFVNEPYTG; from the exons CCCACGCCTCcgccgcccccctccccacccccccCAGCTACTCCTCCGCCCAGCCCTAGCCCTGGCTCTCCCCCGGGCTATCCCACCCCCACTCCCACCATGCCGGCCACGCCCCCACCGGTTTCTCCTCCGACGAGTCCTACCCCACCTCCTACTCTCTCCCCGAGCCCTTCTCCTACCCCGGTCTATCCCAGCCCCACTCCCACCACACCCGCGCCCCCACCGGCTTCTACCTCTACCCAGCCTCCACCTGCCACTGGGCTCAAGGTCGGCTACTACAATGACAAGTGCCCTGACGCGGAGAAGATCGTGCTGGACGCCGTGCGCAACGCCACCGCCGGCGTGAAGGCCGGGCTCATCCGTCTCTTCTTCCACGACTGCTTTGTCCAG GGTTGTGATGCCTCTGTCCTCCTGAACAAGGTCGCTGGCAAGCCTGAACCGGAGATGCTCGGTATCCCAAACTTGAGCCTGCGTGGCTTCGAAGTGATAGAGGCGGCCAAGAAGAAGATCGAGGAAAAATGTCCTGGTGTCGTCTCCTGCGCCGACATCGTCGCCTTCGCAGGCCGTGACGCCAGCAAGTTACTCAGCGGCTACAAAATAAACTTCAGCATGCCGGCCGGCCGCTATGACGGATTGGTGTCCCTCAAAGATGAGACCCTCCCGAACCTTCCCCCACCTTTCGCCAACCTGACTATCCTCACACAAATGTTCGCCAAGAAGGGACTCAGCCAAACCGACATGGTTGCACTTTCCGGCGCGCACAGCATCGGCCGCTCGCACTGCTCCTCCTTCCGTGACCGTCTCCAGCCGCCGGCCAAGGACAACTCCACCACATCGATGGACGCCACCTACGCTGGGAAGCTGACTCAGGACTGCCCCGCCGGTAGTGATCCAACGGTGCCGCAGGACTACAAGACCCCCGACGTGCTGGACAGCCAGTACTACAGGAACGTGATGGATCGCAAAGTGCTCTTCACCTCCGACGCAACGCTCATGACGTCACCAAAGACAAAGGAATTGGTGGAAAAGTACACTTGGTGGTTGATCGGAGATTTCTTGTGGTACAGACATTTCGAGGATGCCATGGTGAAGATGGGCAATATCGAGGTGAAGAACAGCACCAACGGCCAGATCAGGAAGAAGTGCGGGTTCGTGAACGAGCCCTACACCGGTTGA